In Microbulbifer sp. GL-2, the following are encoded in one genomic region:
- a CDS encoding endonuclease/exonuclease/phosphatase family protein: protein MFNFKANVVVLLLLSFISPASLSFEFTIVTHNIWDSLATSYDITTKKDNGLLNCSKSESSKNEFDARFEAYLAQLDEVIDREKPFIIGFQEAMNRTKYVCDKPFIQEVDEYFSPNVVNRFYGLVSKSSYGDKNGGFSARTGPSGIVGIYKGEAVVTNVKIEDEKYLELTGVEGTDTGAIALFQDFGDGKNIWFVTAHFVWDNGDVQKSLIDAKDMIRQFKAEFIEKPAPVIFVGDFNIDYQINDQYNKLIEEFEKEFPGVVDITQHIANTKHNASKNSPEKIDYIFYYSPEGKIEPKVDQVVVGEEFLSTFNVPAAYTEEAICVMEKCTPDHKMIWAKFEWID from the coding sequence ATGTTTAATTTTAAGGCAAATGTAGTAGTGCTGTTGTTGCTTAGTTTTATTTCACCAGCATCACTATCGTTCGAGTTTACTATTGTTACACACAATATCTGGGACTCATTAGCAACAAGCTATGATATAACGACCAAAAAGGACAATGGCCTATTGAACTGTAGTAAAAGTGAAAGTTCTAAGAATGAATTTGATGCACGGTTTGAGGCTTATTTAGCTCAGTTGGATGAGGTAATAGATAGAGAAAAACCATTCATTATTGGCTTTCAAGAGGCAATGAATAGGACTAAATATGTCTGTGATAAGCCTTTTATTCAAGAGGTAGATGAATATTTCTCTCCCAATGTGGTAAATCGTTTTTATGGTTTGGTTTCCAAAAGCTCTTATGGTGATAAAAATGGAGGGTTTAGCGCCCGAACTGGGCCTAGTGGTATTGTTGGTATTTACAAAGGTGAGGCTGTAGTTACTAATGTTAAAATTGAAGATGAAAAGTACTTAGAGCTTACAGGTGTAGAGGGCACCGATACAGGAGCTATAGCTCTATTTCAGGATTTTGGTGATGGAAAAAACATCTGGTTCGTCACAGCGCACTTTGTTTGGGATAATGGTGATGTTCAGAAAAGCCTAATAGATGCGAAGGATATGATTCGGCAGTTTAAAGCTGAATTTATAGAGAAGCCGGCACCAGTTATATTTGTTGGTGATTTCAATATCGATTACCAGATAAATGACCAATATAATAAACTCATTGAGGAGTTTGAAAAAGAGTTCCCTGGAGTCGTGGATATAACTCAACACATTGCGAATACTAAACACAACGCTTCAAAAAATAGTCCTGAAAAGATAGATTACATATTTTACTATTCACCTGAGGGAAAGATTGAGCCGAAAGTAGATCAAGTGGTTGTTGGGGAGGAATTTTTATCCACTTTCAATGTGCCAGCTGCATACACAGAAGAAGCAATTTGTGTGATGGAGAAATGTACGCCTGATCACAAAATGATCTGGGCAAAGTTTGAATGGATAGATTGA
- a CDS encoding Bro-N domain-containing protein: MNNVIPFGFKNRQLRVLEEDGEFWFVAKDVAEVLNYSDAHKMTSKLDDDEKSNRQIGGLGAPTGGRGITVINESGLYSVILTSQKTEAKAFKRWVTHEVLPSIRKTGQYSHQQPSGYPELEVAECAARMLRMSDSSKVRMLSTICTERGVSDRFLPDYVQEAPVKALSDLLKEHGASLSARAVNPILIGMGYLEELQRRSSKGGIKKFKSLTQAGSRFGRNETCPRNPRETQPLYYVETFPELLDQINAWKNAA; encoded by the coding sequence ATGAATAACGTAATTCCATTTGGTTTCAAAAATCGTCAGCTTCGTGTACTTGAAGAGGATGGTGAATTTTGGTTTGTAGCGAAGGATGTAGCAGAGGTTCTCAACTACTCTGACGCTCATAAGATGACGAGTAAACTGGATGACGACGAAAAGTCAAACCGCCAGATCGGCGGTTTGGGAGCTCCTACAGGGGGGCGTGGCATTACAGTTATTAACGAGTCCGGTTTGTACTCGGTGATTTTAACAAGTCAGAAAACAGAAGCTAAAGCATTCAAACGCTGGGTGACACATGAGGTCTTGCCCAGTATTCGAAAAACGGGTCAGTACAGCCATCAACAACCTAGTGGCTATCCAGAGCTGGAAGTTGCAGAGTGCGCCGCCCGAATGCTACGGATGAGTGATAGCAGCAAGGTTCGTATGCTCAGTACCATTTGCACCGAGCGGGGTGTTAGTGACCGCTTCCTGCCGGACTACGTTCAGGAGGCGCCCGTGAAGGCCCTCAGCGACTTATTGAAGGAGCACGGGGCATCGTTATCAGCCCGTGCCGTTAACCCAATCCTAATAGGTATGGGGTATCTGGAGGAGTTGCAGCGACGCTCTAGCAAAGGGGGAATCAAGAAGTTTAAGTCGCTCACTCAGGCCGGATCGCGCTTTGGTAGGAATGAAACCTGCCCAAGGAACCCTAGAGAGACTCAGCCCCTGTACTACGTCGAGACTTTCCCTGAATTGCTGGATCAGATAAATGCCTGGAAAAACGCCGCCTGA
- a CDS encoding DUF2190 family protein codes for MATNFVQDGRMLDYTNSTSSVITSGQVLAVGAVLGVAMDDIAVGASGVIAIEGVFTVPKVSGAEISQGETLTWDISAAAFDDSSATAATGDITGPTAFAVEAAGDGITSLAVKFTGVPGTVKA; via the coding sequence ATGGCTACTAATTTTGTACAAGATGGGCGCATGCTGGATTACACCAATAGCACCAGCTCAGTAATTACCTCTGGCCAGGTGCTAGCAGTAGGCGCAGTACTGGGTGTGGCGATGGATGATATCGCTGTGGGCGCATCTGGTGTGATCGCTATTGAAGGCGTATTCACTGTGCCAAAGGTATCCGGCGCAGAGATCAGTCAGGGGGAAACCCTCACCTGGGATATCTCTGCAGCAGCCTTTGACGATAGCTCCGCAACAGCCGCAACCGGCGATATCACTGGCCCCACCGCCTTTGCCGTAGAGGCAGCCGGCGATGGCATTACTAGCTTAGCGGTTAAGTTTACCGGCGTGCCGGGTACCGTGAAGGCCTAG
- a CDS encoding ClpP-like prohead protease/major capsid protein fusion protein, whose product MPKKSWYSINAAANTSEADIYLYDYIGYWDMTAKDFARDLKALGDVSKINLHINCPGGDVFDGTAIYNLLKDHKAEVETWIEGIAASMGSVIALAGDTVHIAENAYYMVHNPSAGVRGDERALEKTKSLLAKVKTTMIGLYASRTGMSDEEVSQVMDDETWYTGAEAVEAGFATDTTAEMEMAASFNADHLNQFKNIPQAISALVMQGPTEFRFPSAVAGNPNQTHSQTQEAQAMTTTTSTTPAATAATEVTPEVKAQIAADARAQFAADEQKRKDDIKAVFKGFEAHSTVMQSCLDDMDCTAEKAKDQLLTALGNQTPTPVQSYGVVVQEGEGIKRLKSDAENAIAMRALGEKRTEGNELVGYTMLEIARMFMHAHGQNLAGLDKMGVVAAAFTHSSGDFATVLGNIANKSMLKGYTEAAEVFPQFTATGNLSDFKIATRTDLGTFPSLRQVEPGAEFKYVSIGERAETAALATYGELFSITRQAIINDDLGAFTRIPQKMGLAATRTVGDLVFSILINNPKMADGKALFHTDHGNLATKAGINTASIDAARVLMGKQKDGTAFLNIRPKFLLCDIADEGAAKVALESEFEVGASEKSNTVPNSVRNIASVISDGRLSGHNGWYLNADPVAHDTIEVLYLDGQQAPVLEQQNGWNIDGVEFKVRLDAAAKAWDAKGMVKTPKT is encoded by the coding sequence ATGCCTAAAAAATCCTGGTACAGCATCAATGCCGCTGCCAATACCAGCGAAGCCGATATCTATCTGTACGATTACATTGGCTACTGGGATATGACCGCAAAAGACTTTGCCCGAGATCTCAAAGCACTAGGCGATGTCAGTAAGATCAATCTGCATATCAACTGCCCTGGTGGTGATGTGTTCGACGGTACCGCCATCTACAACCTGCTGAAAGATCATAAAGCCGAGGTGGAAACCTGGATTGAAGGTATCGCAGCCAGTATGGGCAGCGTGATCGCCTTAGCCGGGGACACGGTTCATATCGCTGAGAATGCCTATTACATGGTGCACAACCCCAGCGCCGGTGTGCGAGGCGATGAGCGCGCCCTGGAAAAAACCAAGAGCCTGCTGGCAAAAGTCAAAACCACCATGATCGGTTTGTATGCCTCACGCACAGGGATGTCGGATGAGGAAGTCAGCCAAGTCATGGATGACGAGACTTGGTATACCGGCGCCGAAGCAGTAGAAGCTGGCTTCGCCACTGATACCACTGCCGAAATGGAAATGGCTGCCAGCTTTAACGCCGATCACTTAAACCAATTCAAAAATATCCCTCAAGCCATTAGTGCATTGGTTATGCAGGGGCCCACTGAATTTAGATTCCCGTCTGCGGTTGCAGGCAATCCAAACCAAACCCATAGCCAAACCCAGGAGGCGCAAGCCATGACTACAACCACCTCCACTACGCCAGCTGCAACCGCTGCGACCGAGGTCACCCCAGAAGTGAAAGCGCAGATTGCCGCCGATGCCAGAGCACAATTCGCAGCGGATGAGCAAAAGCGTAAAGACGATATTAAAGCGGTTTTTAAAGGCTTCGAAGCACACAGCACCGTGATGCAATCTTGCCTGGATGATATGGACTGCACCGCGGAAAAAGCCAAAGACCAGCTGCTCACAGCTCTGGGAAATCAAACCCCAACTCCAGTGCAAAGCTACGGCGTGGTAGTACAGGAAGGTGAGGGCATTAAACGCCTCAAGTCTGATGCTGAAAACGCGATTGCAATGCGTGCCCTTGGTGAAAAACGCACAGAGGGTAATGAGCTGGTTGGCTATACCATGCTGGAAATTGCCCGTATGTTTATGCACGCCCACGGACAGAATTTAGCGGGCCTGGATAAAATGGGCGTGGTTGCCGCAGCGTTTACCCATAGCTCTGGTGACTTCGCTACCGTCCTCGGCAATATTGCTAATAAATCCATGCTGAAGGGTTACACTGAAGCGGCAGAGGTGTTTCCGCAGTTTACCGCCACTGGAAACTTAAGCGATTTCAAGATAGCCACTCGCACGGATCTTGGTACCTTCCCCTCACTACGCCAAGTGGAACCCGGGGCAGAATTTAAATACGTGAGTATTGGCGAGCGCGCAGAGACTGCCGCTCTGGCTACTTACGGGGAACTCTTCTCCATTACTCGCCAGGCGATTATCAATGACGACCTGGGGGCCTTCACCCGCATTCCGCAAAAGATGGGTCTTGCTGCTACTCGCACCGTGGGGGATCTGGTTTTCAGTATCCTGATCAACAATCCCAAAATGGCCGATGGCAAGGCCTTATTCCATACCGACCATGGCAACCTAGCTACTAAGGCAGGTATCAATACAGCCAGCATCGATGCCGCGCGGGTACTGATGGGTAAACAGAAGGACGGTACCGCTTTCCTAAATATCCGCCCCAAATTCCTGCTGTGTGATATCGCCGACGAGGGTGCCGCAAAGGTTGCGTTGGAGTCAGAGTTTGAAGTTGGAGCTTCTGAGAAATCCAACACTGTACCCAACAGTGTGCGCAATATTGCCAGCGTGATCTCCGATGGTCGCCTCAGCGGGCACAATGGTTGGTACCTCAATGCCGACCCAGTAGCGCACGACACCATCGAAGTGCTCTATCTGGATGGCCAGCAAGCCCCTGTACTGGAGCAGCAAAACGGCTGGAATATCGACGGGGTGGAATTCAAAGTCCGCCTCGACGCAGCTGCGAAAGCCTGGGACGCAAAAGGCATGGTGAAAACGCCCAAGACCTAA